The following DNA comes from Alienimonas californiensis.
TTCAATCAGCCGATCGACGCCCCGGCGCTAACCGGGCTGCTGGCCGTGGACGGGGTGACGGACGCCCTGGCCGCCCTCGACCCGGACGAAGTGCTGGCCTCGCTGCCGGTGGACAAGGAGAAAGTCGACCACATCTTCGTCCGCGGCCTGACCGTTGGCGAGGCGGCGGTGGTTCCCACCAAGGCCAGCGATCACCCGCTGTTCCGGGTCGATCTGCGGTTGCCGCGGGCGGCTCCCCCGACCCCGTGAGAGCGCCGCAGGATCTCGCGTGAGCCCGGAGCGCAAGCTCCGGCCGTGCGTCGGCTGACGGCCGGAGCTTGCTAGGAAATTGCAACTAGCGGCGCAACGTCTTGCGCAAAAACGAGTTGGGCCTCACGGTAGCGGGTGTTCCACCATCCGCCCCGATCCCCCAGCGGGAGACCGCCGTGAGGCACCAACTCTGGACCGCGATCGTCGCCGAACTGGCCCGCCTGCACAACGGCCGGCCCGGCCGCGGGCAGCGGTTCAGCGACCGCCGGATCCTCGAGGTCTACTTCTTCGCCGTCGTCCGGAAGCTGCCGGTCCGCCACGCCTGCGACGCCCGCAACTGGCCGGTCTGGCTGCGGGGACGCCCGCTGCCCAGCCCCGCGGCGATGAGCCGCCGGATGCGGTCGCGGTCCGTCCGGGAGTTGCTGGCCGCCCTGGACCAGGCGGTCGTCCGCCCGCCGGCCGGGCGGGGCGACGGCGGCCTGGCCCACTGGATCGACAGCACGCCCCTGCCGATCGGCCCGACCTCGACCGACCGGCACGCCGCCTTCGGACACGCCGGCGGGACGAAGGCCAACGGCTACCGGCTGCACCTGTTTTTGCGAGGCGACGGGTCGGTCGCCGACTGGCGGCTGACGCCGATGAACCGCGACGAGCGGGTCATGGCCCGGCGGATGATCCGTTCGGCGAAGGCGACCGGCTACCTGGTCGGCGACGGGAACTTCGACGTCAACGCCCTGCACGGCGAGTGCGAGGTCCGGGGCGATCTGCGGCTGATCGCCCCCAAACGCAAAGGCGGCTTCGGCCGCCGCAAACACCGCCGGGGCCGCTACGAAAGCGCGGCGCTGCTGGCGGAGCCGCGGGGGCCGTTCGCGGCCGCGTTGATGACCGGCCGGATCGCGGTCGAGCGGTTCTTCGGGACGCTCAAGTCCGCCGGCACGGGCCTGATCGGCTTGCCGCCGTGGGTGCGGACGATGCCGCGGGTCCGGCCGTTCGTGATCACGCACCTGATCCTCGACGCCCTCCGCCGACGGGGCGCGGTTGCCGCTTGATGCAATTTCCTATTGCGCTCCGGGCTCTCGGTCTTGAACCGCTACGCCGCGGCCCGGGTCGCGTTGAAGGCGTACAGCTTGCCGAGGTGCCGCAGGTAGGCGAGTTGTTGGCCGAGCGTCAGCTTGCTCGAGCCGCGGGTGCGGTCGCGGAAGGTGATCGGCACCTCCGCGACCCGGCGGGCGCCGCTTTTCACCAGCAGTTCGAGTCCGATCTTGTATCCCACCGGGTCCAGCGGGCCGCAGGCGGCGAAGGTCTCCCGGCGGAGGGCGAAGAACCCGGCCAGCGGGTCGGCGGCGTTCGTCAGCCCGCGCGCCAAACGGGTCGCCACCTTGGAGTTCCACTGCCGGAACCGGCCCCAGCCGGCGTCGATCTGCCCGCCGGGGACGTAGCGGCTGCCGATCGCGAAGTCGGCTCCGCCGCGGTCGTCGGCGCCCATCACCGCGGCGACCAGCGCCGGCAGGGCCTCGGGGGGGTGGGAGAGGTCGGCGTCCATCACGACCAGCACGTCGCCGCGGCCCTCGGAAAGCCCCCGCAGCGCCGCGGTGGCGAGGCCGCGCTCGTGCCGGCGGAGGATCAGGCGGACGGGATGCGTCTTCGCCAGTTCGGCGCACAGGGCCTCGGTGCCGTCGCGGCTGTCGTCGTCGACGATCAGCGCCTCGGCGGACAGGCCGGCGGCGTCGGTCGCGGCGAACAGGCGGGCGATCAGTTCCGGCAGGTTCTCCGCTTCCCGATAGGTCGGGATGACGACGGAGACGTCCGGGCGTTCGGGCTGCCCCTCCGTCGGGGGGACGTACAGATGCGGGACGAAGGCAGACGACACGGGCGGCGACCGGGCGAGGCGGAACAGCTTCGCGGGCGTAGGAAAACCGGCCGTGCCCGGTCAATGCGGGGGCGTCACAAGCGTCCCGGACCCTTGGAGGGGCCGGGACGCTGGGCACGCTCTGTTGCTCGTCAGACCGTCGGCAGGGGGAAGGTCGTCCTCGGTCGCAGCGTGCCGTCGGGGTCGCGGACGCCCACGCAGACCGGCTTCCCCGCGGCGTCCCGCACGCCGCAGTCGCCGGGTTCGCCGGGTGCCGCTTCAAAGGAGAGCTGGGCGTAGCGGCCGGCCCGGAGGTCGATCGCCTGGTCGTCGTCGCAGGTCGCCGTGGGCAGGCCCAGCCGGTCGAAGCGCAGCCCGAGCAGGCCGGGCAGCGTCTCCTCCGTCACGGCCGTTGGTTCCAGGGCCCCCTCCAGATCGAACCCGCCGATGCGGGTGCGGATCAGCGTTTCCATTACTGCCTCCGTGCCCAGCGCCGCCGCCAGATCGCGGCCGAGGCTGCGGACGTAGAACCCGCTGCCGCAGACGATCCGCAGCGCGAGCCGTTCGCCGTCGAAGCTCAACACCTCCAGCCGATCGACCCGCACCCGCTTTGGCTCCAGTTCCACCTCTTCTCCCTGCCGGGCGAGGTCGTAGGCTCGCCGGCCGCCCACCTTGACCGCGCTGAAGGCGGGGGGCGTCTGGTCGATCTCGCCGAGGAACCGGGGGAGCGCCGCTTCGATCTGCTCCCGCGTGACGGTCGGCGGGTCCGGCACGGGAACCGGGTCGGCCTCGACGTCCAGCGAGGGGGAGGAGACGTGCAGGCGGAAGCCGGCTTCGTAGGTCTTGGGCAGGGCCTGCACGCGTTCGATCAGCCGCGTCGCCTTACCGACGCAGACCACCAGCACGCCGGAGGCGATCGGGTCCAGCGTCCCGGCGTGGCCGACCTTCACCCGTCGCCCCCAGCCCGCCCCGCGGGCGGCCCGCTGCACGACGTTCACGGCGTCGCGGCTGCTCGCCCCGGCCGGTTTGTCCAGCACGAGCAGCCCGGCGGGGGGAATGGGCGGAGGCGGTTTCATCACCCGCGAAACCGCAAGCGTGGATCGGACAGGAGCGTGGAACGGACGGGCGAAGGCGTTACGCCGTCGCGACGGCCTTGGCGGCGCTGCGTTCGCTCTGGCGGTCCAGGGCGGCGCCGATGAAGCCCTTGAACAGCGGGTGCGGGCGGTCCGGCTTGCTCTTGAACTCCGGGTGGAACTGCACCGCGATGAACCAGGGGTGAGCGGGGATCTCGATCACCTCCACCAGAACGCCGTCCGGGCCGGTGCCGACCGGGTGCAGGCCGTGTTCGATCATCTGATCGCGGTAGGCCGGGTTGAACTCGTAGCGGTGACGGTGCCGCTCGGAGACGTGCCGGGTGTCGTACAGCTCCGCGGACTTGCTGTCCTCGGTCAGCACGCAGGGCTGGGCGCCGAGCCGCATGGTGCCGCCCATGTTCTTCACCGCTTTCTGCTCTTCAAGCAGGCAGATGACGGGGTCGGGGGTCTCGGCGGCGAACTCCGTGCTGTCGGCGTGGGGGAGCATCAGCACGTTGCGGGCGAACTCCACGACCGCGACCTGCATCCCCAGGCAGATGCCGAAGAACGGGACGCCTTTCTCCCGCGCGAACCGCACCGCGAGGATCTTCCCCTCGATCCCCCGCTTGCCGAAGCCGCCGGGCACCAGGATCGCATCCACGCCGGACAGATGGGCGGCGGCGCCGTCCTGTTCCACGCTTTCGGCGTCGACCCGTTTGAAGATCACCCGGGCGCTGTGGGCGAAGCCGGCGTGGGTGAGGGCCTCGTAGATGCTTTTGTAGGCGTCGCGGTGCTCGATGTACTTGCCGACGACCGCAATCGTGACTTCGTGCTCCGGGTGCCGGTTGCGGCGCATCAGGTCGGTCCAGTCGTCCAGCCGCAGCCGGCCGGCGTTGAGCCGCAGGCGGTTGACGATCTTCTGGTCGACGTTGTCCTCGGCGAGGCTCTGCGGCACCTCGTAGATGCTGTATTCCTTGTCCACCTCGACCACGACCATGTCGCGCTCGACGTTGCAGAACCCGGCGATCTTTTCCGTGTGCTCCCGGGGCAGGGGACGCTCGCAGCGGACGACCAGCATGTCCGGCTGAATGCCGATCGTGCGGAGCTGCTGGACGCTGTGCTGGGTCGGCTTCGTCTTCGCCTCACGGGCCGCCTTCAGGTAGGGCACGAGGGTGAGGTGCAGGAACAGGCAGTTCTGCCGGCCCACTTCGAGCGGGATCTGGCGGATCGCTTCGAGGAACGGGAGCCCCTCAATGTCGCCCACGGTTCCGCCGAGTTCCGTGATGACCACGTCCACGTCCCCGCCGGCGAGGTCGAGGATCGCGTGCTTGATCTCGTCGGTGACGTGCGGGACGACCTGCACGGTGCGGCCGAGGTACTCGCCGCGGCGTTCCTTCTCCAGGACGCTCTTGTAGATCTGGCCGGCGGTGTAGTTGCTCTGCCGGGTGAGGGGGCCGTCGGTGAAGCGTTCGTAGTGCCCGAGGTCCAGGTCAGTCTCGCTGCCGTCGTCCAGCACGTAGACCTCCCCGTGCTGGTAGGGGCTCATCGTGCCGGGGTCGACGTTCAGATACGGATCGAGCTTCTGCATCCGCACGGAGAGGCCGCGGCGCTCCAGCAGCAGGGCGATGCTGGCGGCGGTCAGCCCCTTGCCCAACGAGGAGACCACCCCCCCGGTGACGAAGATGTGCTTGGTCCGGCGGTCGCCGGGGAACGGGTCGAACGGTGAGACCATACGGTTTGCCGACACGACGAAAGCCCGCGATCGGTCGCGGGCTTCGTGCGGAGCGGAGAGGAAGGAGAGGCGGGCTTCGCCGGCGCCCTCGGACGTGGAAGCGTCTAGGAGCCGGAGCGGGCGGCCCGGGCGGCGTGCCGGGCGACGAAGGCATTGTAATCCTCCCGCGTGTCCACGCCACAGGCATGGGCCGCGACCTCGCAAACCCGCAGCGTGCAGCCGGCCTCCAGCGCGCGCAACTGTTCGAGCTTCTCCACCCGTTCCAACCGCGACGGCGGGAGTTCGCTCAGCCGAATCAGGAACTCCCGCCGATAGGCGTAGGCCCCAATGTGCAGCCGGGCGTTCTCCGGCACGCCGCCCTGTTCCGAAAACGGGTGCTCCGACGAATCGCGGGGAAACGGGATCGGGGCGCGGGAGAAGTAGAGGGCCCGACCGTCCGGGGCGCACACGACCTTCACGTTCGCCGGATCGCGGAAGGCGGCGGGGTCCGTCATCGGCGAGCAGAGCGTCGCCATCTCCGCGCCGGTTCCCCGACCGTCAGGGCCCGTGATCGCCCCGGCGAGCAGATTGATCGCGGCGGGGTCGATCTCCGGCTCGTCCCCCTGCACGTTGACCAGCACGTCGAATCGCTCCCGGCGGCGGGCGACCTCGGCGAGGCGGTCGGTGCCGGAGGGGTGCTCGCCGGTCATCTCGACGGCGCCGCCGAAGCGTTTCACCTCCGCGGCAATCTCCGAAGAGTCGGTCGCGACGACCAGTGCGTCCAGCGAGGAGGCCCGCGACGCCGCCCGGTAGGTGTGCTCCAACAGGCTCCGGCCCGTCTCGCGGAGCAGCAGTTTCTCCGGCAGCCGGGAGGACTGGAGCCGGGCCGGGATCACGCCGAGCGTGGGCATTTCGGAAGCCTGTGAGCCCGAAGCGCAAGCGAGGGGAGCGATTCGCGCCGGGGGGCGGAGTTGCGAATGATCGTGCGTCGCCCCCCTCGCTTGCGCTTCGGGCTCACGTCACGGAGCTCAGGCGGACGCCGTTTCCCGCTGTTTTACGGTGGCGGGGGTCCCCTCGGCGAAGGCTTCCGCGGGGATGTGCGGGGCTTTCATCGCCTGTTTTTGGGCCTGCTCGATCCGGGCGAGGCTGCCGCCGAGGGTTTCGATGCGGGTGCGGACCTCGTGGGTCGTCTTGTCCATCCCGCCGGCGATCAGGGTGACGATGCCCAGGAACAGGAGCATCTGGCCGGCGGTGGTCAGCAGCCAGCCGGTCGGGGCGTAGCCGGGGGGGCCGCCGAAGTAACTCCAGACGATGAACGCCCCGCCGACCGTCAAACCCAGCACGCCGCCGTAGGCCAGCAACTGGCCCAGCGGGCCGGCGTTGCGGGCCGGGCCGCCGCCGAAGGAGCCCGCGGCGACCGGGTCGAAGTGCGGGGCGGCGGGGCCGGGCGCGTGGCCGGCGTGAACCCGCGGGGCGTTGGTGGGCACCCGGTGCGGCGGCGCCACGGCGGCGCCGGCGTCCGCGGCCCGGTTGCCGGAGGACCGGCCGGCGGCGGCCTCGGCGGGGGTGCCGTGTTCGTCGTCAAACCGCCACTGCGGCGGCTGGGTGCGGACCGTGGGCGTCCGCCGGGGCCGCTCCGCGACGGCGACCGCCGCGGCAACCCTCTCCGATGCGGGGGCCGACTGGAGCTGCGGTTGCGGGCGCGGGGGCGAACCGGCGTCGCGGCGTTCGTAATCCTCCGCGAGCCGGGCGGCGCCGCCCTCCTCGAACAGGTGGCTCCACTTGTCCAGCAGCTCGCGGGCCCGCTTGGCCGCGGGCGGTTCGTCCGTCACAGCCGGCGTCGGGCGACTGGCGACGACCGGGCCGCCGCAGGAGACGCACACCGCGGAGCCGACGCCGTCCGGTCCGCCCGCGTCGGCGGTTGCGGCGACGTCACGGCGGCAACTCGGGCACCACATCGCGGCGATCGGCGTCGGGGGAGGGGGGAAGATGGGGAACGCCGCGGGTGCTAGTCCGACGGCCGCGTTCGGGGCAAGCCCGGCCCGGCGGGCCTCTGTTTGCCCCACGGGTTACCCGGCGGGGAGACCCGCGTCCGCAAAGCGATCGCAGCCTTCACGCGGAATCCCGTCATGCTTCGGTGAACGCATCGTCACGGGTCGGCGAGCGTCCCCGGGTGCGTCACCCTTGCGTCAATCATTTCGCGGGGCCGTGGCCGAGTGCCCCGTCGGCCTGTAGCATCCCCCGCTTCCCCCGTCCGCGTTCCGGTCGCCCGCGTTTCGCCCCCGTGCGAACGTCCGACCGTCGCTCCGCACCTCGCCCCGGCTCCTTTTCAGCGTCGCCCCGGATGCCCGACCGCCCCGACCATGAGCGGATCGTGATCACCGGCGTGGGGATGACCGCGCCCAACGGCAACAGCCTCGCGGAGTACCGCGACGCGCTGCTCGCCGGTCGCAGCGGCGTGGTCCCCTTCGAAACCCGCTACATGCCCCCGGTGCTGGCCGGCGTGTGCGATTTCGACCCGCTCCGCCACCAGAACCGCCGCGAGGTCCGCCGCGGCACCCGGGCCGGCTCCGTCGCCGTCTACTGCGCCCACGAGGCCATCGCCGACAGCGGCCTGCCCTGGCAGGAGATGAATAAGGAACGC
Coding sequences within:
- a CDS encoding polyprenol monophosphomannose synthase, with translation MSSAFVPHLYVPPTEGQPERPDVSVVIPTYREAENLPELIARLFAATDAAGLSAEALIVDDDSRDGTEALCAELAKTHPVRLILRRHERGLATAALRGLSEGRGDVLVVMDADLSHPPEALPALVAAVMGADDRGGADFAIGSRYVPGGQIDAGWGRFRQWNSKVATRLARGLTNAADPLAGFFALRRETFAACGPLDPVGYKIGLELLVKSGARRVAEVPITFRDRTRGSSKLTLGQQLAYLRHLGKLYAFNATRAAA
- the truB gene encoding tRNA pseudouridine(55) synthase TruB, with amino-acid sequence MKPPPPIPPAGLLVLDKPAGASSRDAVNVVQRAARGAGWGRRVKVGHAGTLDPIASGVLVVCVGKATRLIERVQALPKTYEAGFRLHVSSPSLDVEADPVPVPDPPTVTREQIEAALPRFLGEIDQTPPAFSAVKVGGRRAYDLARQGEEVELEPKRVRVDRLEVLSFDGERLALRIVCGSGFYVRSLGRDLAAALGTEAVMETLIRTRIGGFDLEGALEPTAVTEETLPGLLGLRFDRLGLPTATCDDDQAIDLRAGRYAQLSFEAAPGEPGDCGVRDAAGKPVCVGVRDPDGTLRPRTTFPLPTV
- a CDS encoding CTP synthase, with protein sequence MVSPFDPFPGDRRTKHIFVTGGVVSSLGKGLTAASIALLLERRGLSVRMQKLDPYLNVDPGTMSPYQHGEVYVLDDGSETDLDLGHYERFTDGPLTRQSNYTAGQIYKSVLEKERRGEYLGRTVQVVPHVTDEIKHAILDLAGGDVDVVITELGGTVGDIEGLPFLEAIRQIPLEVGRQNCLFLHLTLVPYLKAAREAKTKPTQHSVQQLRTIGIQPDMLVVRCERPLPREHTEKIAGFCNVERDMVVVEVDKEYSIYEVPQSLAEDNVDQKIVNRLRLNAGRLRLDDWTDLMRRNRHPEHEVTIAVVGKYIEHRDAYKSIYEALTHAGFAHSARVIFKRVDAESVEQDGAAAHLSGVDAILVPGGFGKRGIEGKILAVRFAREKGVPFFGICLGMQVAVVEFARNVLMLPHADSTEFAAETPDPVICLLEEQKAVKNMGGTMRLGAQPCVLTEDSKSAELYDTRHVSERHRHRYEFNPAYRDQMIEHGLHPVGTGPDGVLVEVIEIPAHPWFIAVQFHPEFKSKPDRPHPLFKGFIGAALDRQSERSAAKAVATA
- the kdsB gene encoding 3-deoxy-manno-octulosonate cytidylyltransferase; protein product: MPTLGVIPARLQSSRLPEKLLLRETGRSLLEHTYRAASRASSLDALVVATDSSEIAAEVKRFGGAVEMTGEHPSGTDRLAEVARRRERFDVLVNVQGDEPEIDPAAINLLAGAITGPDGRGTGAEMATLCSPMTDPAAFRDPANVKVVCAPDGRALYFSRAPIPFPRDSSEHPFSEQGGVPENARLHIGAYAYRREFLIRLSELPPSRLERVEKLEQLRALEAGCTLRVCEVAAHACGVDTREDYNAFVARHAARAARSGS
- a CDS encoding transposase, which translates into the protein MRHQLWTAIVAELARLHNGRPGRGQRFSDRRILEVYFFAVVRKLPVRHACDARNWPVWLRGRPLPSPAAMSRRMRSRSVRELLAALDQAVVRPPAGRGDGGLAHWIDSTPLPIGPTSTDRHAAFGHAGGTKANGYRLHLFLRGDGSVADWRLTPMNRDERVMARRMIRSAKATGYLVGDGNFDVNALHGECEVRGDLRLIAPKRKGGFGRRKHRRGRYESAALLAEPRGPFAAALMTGRIAVERFFGTLKSAGTGLIGLPPWVRTMPRVRPFVITHLILDALRRRGAVAA